In a genomic window of Spirosoma agri:
- a CDS encoding glycoside hydrolase family 16 protein, which produces MKYLLTLLMGALVVSLACKSPDGIVLTKSAAKRKLVWADEFDKAGLPDSTKWAYEVGGNGWGNNERQFYTARRLDNARVENGKLVIEARKEPFQGKDYTSARLVTQGKTTWTYGRIEAKAKLPAGRGTWPAIWMLGKASATTGWPMCGEIDIMEHVGFDEGVIHGTVHTEAYNHAKKTEKGKAVTISDVTTAFHLYAIEWTADQIDFFVDDQKYYSVRKADLGAAEAQWPFDQPFFLILNVAVGGNWGGQKGVDETIWPRRMDVEYVRVYQ; this is translated from the coding sequence ATGAAGTATCTATTGACGCTACTGATGGGGGCACTGGTCGTTTCACTGGCCTGTAAAAGTCCGGATGGGATCGTATTAACCAAGTCCGCAGCAAAACGAAAGCTGGTATGGGCTGATGAGTTCGATAAAGCGGGCCTTCCTGACTCGACGAAATGGGCGTATGAGGTGGGTGGTAACGGCTGGGGCAACAACGAGCGCCAGTTTTATACGGCCAGACGCCTTGACAATGCACGGGTCGAAAATGGAAAACTGGTCATCGAAGCCAGAAAAGAACCATTCCAGGGCAAGGACTATACGTCGGCCCGATTAGTGACGCAGGGAAAAACGACCTGGACATACGGTCGAATCGAAGCAAAAGCCAAGCTTCCCGCCGGACGGGGCACCTGGCCTGCTATCTGGATGCTGGGCAAGGCGAGTGCAACGACTGGCTGGCCGATGTGCGGTGAGATTGACATCATGGAACACGTGGGATTTGACGAGGGCGTCATTCACGGCACCGTCCATACGGAAGCGTACAACCACGCGAAAAAAACGGAAAAGGGCAAGGCTGTTACGATCAGTGATGTAACGACCGCGTTTCATCTATATGCCATCGAATGGACGGCTGACCAGATTGATTTTTTCGTCGATGACCAGAAATACTATAGTGTCCGGAAAGCCGATCTTGGCGCTGCCGAAGCGCAATGGCCGTTCGATCAGCCTTTTTTCCTGATCCTGAACGTGGCCGTTGGGGGCAATTGGGGTGGTCAGAAAGGCGTTGACGAAACCATCTGGCCACGGCGTATGGACGTGGAGTATGTCCGCGTGTATCAGTAA
- a CDS encoding ATP-grasp domain-containing protein, translating to MSKKTKIGILFGQENTFPQAFVDRVNEKQSKFPAEFVRIDQVEQSVPTDYAVIIDRISQDVPFYKAFLKNAALTGTAVVNNPFWWSADEKFFNNALAVQLGVPVPKTILLPSKERPDDTNHNSFRNLQNMDWDAIFNHIGFPAFMKPHAGGGWKSVYKVDNPDQMFKAYDETGQLVMLYQEAIDFTDYFRCYCIGGKEVRIMPYEPRNPHHLRYAAEMQTTGDAGKKLLKKMTEYVLKLNHGLGYDFNTVEFAVRDGIPIAIDFCNPAPDADIHSVGQENFDWVVEAAATMAIDRAQKAQTGKDNLTWGTFVRGSIAGPVAVPSTEAKAEAPKATKTPKAAVAEEKPKKGKKTKE from the coding sequence ATGAGCAAGAAAACTAAGATTGGTATTTTATTCGGCCAGGAAAACACATTTCCGCAAGCTTTTGTCGACCGTGTCAATGAGAAACAAAGCAAATTTCCCGCGGAATTTGTTCGTATCGATCAGGTGGAACAGAGTGTTCCCACCGATTATGCGGTCATCATCGACCGTATCTCGCAGGATGTACCCTTCTATAAAGCGTTTCTCAAAAACGCAGCCTTAACGGGTACTGCCGTTGTCAACAACCCATTCTGGTGGAGCGCCGACGAGAAGTTTTTTAACAACGCACTGGCCGTACAACTGGGTGTTCCGGTTCCGAAAACGATTCTGCTGCCTTCCAAAGAGCGCCCCGACGATACGAATCATAATTCGTTCCGCAATCTGCAAAACATGGACTGGGACGCAATCTTCAACCATATTGGCTTTCCCGCGTTCATGAAACCCCACGCGGGCGGTGGCTGGAAAAGCGTGTATAAAGTGGATAATCCCGATCAGATGTTCAAAGCCTACGACGAAACCGGTCAACTGGTGATGCTCTATCAGGAAGCAATCGACTTTACGGATTATTTCCGGTGCTATTGCATTGGCGGCAAAGAGGTGCGCATCATGCCGTATGAACCGCGCAACCCGCATCACCTGCGGTATGCCGCCGAGATGCAGACGACCGGCGACGCGGGCAAGAAACTGCTCAAGAAAATGACCGAGTACGTGCTCAAACTGAATCATGGCCTGGGTTACGACTTTAACACGGTCGAATTTGCGGTTCGTGACGGTATCCCCATTGCCATTGATTTCTGCAATCCGGCTCCCGATGCCGACATTCATTCGGTTGGTCAGGAAAATTTTGACTGGGTTGTCGAAGCAGCCGCGACCATGGCTATCGATCGCGCCCAGAAGGCCCAAACGGGTAAGGACAATCTGACCTGGGGTACGTTCGTCCGGGGGTCTATTGCCGGACCCGTCGCTGTACCCTCAACGGAAGCAAAGGCTGAAGCCCCGAAGGCAACCAAAACACCGAAGGCTGCCGTAGCCGAAGAAAAACCAAAGAAAGGTAAGAAAACGAAGGAGTAA
- a CDS encoding alpha/beta hydrolase, translated as MAVHFPASSPAESPTVTLRPDDSLVSVPLRRSVRLDIILPPDYESSDRTYPVLYLNDGQDLAKLRLTSVLDSLYQKQAIQPFVLVAIYAGDRIQEYGTAARADYMNRGSKAGLYTDFVLTELLPYIKKRYRVSSEPTQSVFAGFSLGGLSAFDIVFHHPDKFSRAGVFSGSFWWRSKSTEDGYRDETDRIMHDLVRKGGHHQSLKFWFETGTEDETSDRNNNGIIDSIEDTTDLIDELVKKGYRWHRTASQETDIRYVEIVGGKHNQDTWSQIMPDFLTWAFGKS; from the coding sequence ATGGCTGTTCATTTTCCGGCCTCTTCTCCTGCCGAGTCACCTACCGTAACGCTTCGTCCCGATGATTCGTTAGTGTCTGTTCCACTCCGCCGTTCGGTTCGACTGGACATTATCCTACCACCTGATTACGAGTCGTCCGATCGAACCTATCCCGTGCTGTACCTGAACGACGGCCAGGATCTGGCTAAGCTTCGACTGACCAGTGTGCTGGATTCACTCTACCAGAAACAGGCTATCCAGCCTTTTGTGCTGGTAGCCATTTATGCCGGCGATCGGATCCAGGAATATGGCACCGCAGCCCGCGCCGATTACATGAACCGGGGGAGCAAAGCCGGGTTGTACACCGATTTTGTGCTGACCGAATTGTTACCGTACATAAAAAAACGCTACCGGGTCAGTAGTGAACCCACCCAATCGGTCTTTGCTGGTTTTTCGCTGGGTGGATTATCCGCTTTTGACATCGTCTTTCATCATCCCGATAAATTCAGTCGGGCAGGTGTATTTTCGGGTTCGTTCTGGTGGCGGAGCAAAAGCACGGAAGACGGTTACCGCGACGAAACCGACCGCATCATGCACGATCTTGTTCGTAAAGGCGGGCATCACCAGAGTTTGAAATTCTGGTTCGAGACCGGTACCGAAGACGAAACCAGCGATCGGAACAACAACGGCATTATCGATTCCATCGAAGACACGACCGACCTGATCGATGAACTGGTTAAAAAAGGATACCGCTGGCATCGCACCGCTAGCCAGGAAACAGACATCCGGTACGTCGAGATCGTCGGGGGTAAACATAACCAGGACACCTGGAGCCAGATCATGCCCGATTTTCTGACGTGGGCGTTCGGCAAGTCGTGA
- a CDS encoding RHS repeat domain-containing protein, whose protein sequence is MNARLALFLTFCLLAGGLVSCFDHRFPDITPGSTPARLRVKSLTEELANNVVRITAFRYDPQGRLSSLVSFQPPDSSMVTIYYSNFRYDAQNRLIQLQRIAVPSPRPAGGVVSGPVENYAYAYNGAGQVSSIAYTNGLTWSYTYNSDNRLASASAVYSHPRFSIRGNLQFTFTGKNLTQTIGGTGITYQGMPPGTSVGFPGVHSADYTHDDKINPFYGLFVIPSAASGFVNILSGPSTPGALFGGTDSVLTLSQNNVLTETPPSGYTAETIRYQYQYNAANLPTERTKVTTFPNSSSTTDVLRFDYESY, encoded by the coding sequence ATGAACGCACGTCTCGCTCTTTTTCTGACTTTCTGCCTGCTGGCCGGGGGACTGGTCTCCTGTTTTGATCATCGCTTTCCCGATATCACACCCGGCTCAACACCCGCTCGGTTACGCGTAAAATCGTTGACGGAGGAACTGGCCAATAACGTCGTGCGCATCACCGCGTTCCGGTACGATCCACAGGGCCGACTCAGCTCCCTGGTTAGCTTCCAGCCGCCCGATAGCAGCATGGTGACCATTTACTACAGTAACTTTCGCTATGATGCACAGAATCGACTCATCCAACTTCAACGCATAGCGGTCCCCTCCCCCCGTCCCGCTGGCGGAGTTGTCAGTGGCCCCGTCGAGAACTACGCGTATGCGTACAATGGAGCCGGGCAGGTATCCAGTATTGCCTACACGAATGGCTTGACCTGGTCCTATACCTACAACAGTGATAACCGGTTAGCTTCCGCTTCTGCGGTGTATAGCCATCCTCGCTTCAGCATTAGGGGAAATCTTCAGTTTACGTTCACGGGCAAAAACCTGACCCAAACCATCGGCGGAACCGGCATTACCTATCAGGGAATGCCACCCGGGACCAGTGTGGGCTTTCCCGGCGTACATAGCGCCGATTATACGCACGATGATAAGATAAATCCGTTCTACGGCTTATTTGTCATTCCTTCGGCGGCCAGTGGCTTTGTCAACATTTTATCCGGCCCATCGACACCCGGCGCGCTGTTCGGCGGCACGGACAGTGTGCTGACACTGAGCCAGAATAATGTACTCACTGAAACACCCCCTTCGGGCTACACAGCCGAAACGATCAGGTATCAGTATCAGTATAATGCTGCGAACCTGCCCACTGAGCGTACCAAGGTTACGACTTTCCCCAATAGTTCGTCGACCACAGATGTGCTGCGCTTTGACTACGAGTCCTATTGA
- a CDS encoding esterase family protein yields the protein MQQDYRKWYSHHLGRDIEMLVYGNWGYPVILFPTSMGHYYEYKDFGLTDTARWFVETGKVKLYCIGSIDRDSWYAKHLHPGTRIWNHVLYDRFLHEELVPGIQRECNVKKIGVSGASFGGYHALNFAFRHPEQVGHLLTMGAAFNIRSFLGGYYDENVYYNNPPDFLPNAQNNEFYHMNIVLGTSEYDFCKDDNYTMSGILSRKGIRHQLDVSPWGNHDWPVWKDQFPRYLSQI from the coding sequence GTGCAGCAAGATTATCGAAAATGGTACTCTCACCACCTCGGTCGCGATATTGAGATGCTGGTTTACGGCAACTGGGGGTATCCCGTCATCCTGTTCCCAACCTCCATGGGGCATTATTACGAGTACAAAGATTTTGGCCTGACCGATACGGCCCGCTGGTTTGTGGAAACGGGCAAAGTAAAGTTATACTGTATCGGCAGTATCGACCGGGATAGCTGGTACGCCAAGCACCTGCACCCCGGCACCCGCATCTGGAACCACGTTCTCTACGATCGCTTTCTGCACGAGGAACTGGTACCGGGCATTCAGCGGGAGTGTAACGTCAAGAAGATCGGCGTATCCGGTGCATCGTTCGGTGGCTACCACGCGCTGAATTTTGCGTTTCGCCATCCCGAGCAGGTAGGCCATTTGCTGACAATGGGCGCAGCTTTCAATATTCGGTCGTTTCTCGGTGGGTATTACGATGAGAATGTCTATTATAACAATCCACCCGACTTTTTACCCAATGCGCAGAACAACGAGTTTTACCACATGAACATCGTGCTGGGAACATCGGAATATGATTTCTGCAAAGACGATAATTACACCATGTCGGGCATTCTGAGCCGGAAAGGAATCCGTCACCAACTCGATGTATCGCCCTGGGGTAATCACGACTGGCCGGTCTGGAAAGACCAATTCCCACGCTACCTGAGTCAGATTTAA
- a CDS encoding alpha/beta hydrolase family protein, translating to MKKKLLVAFVFGCLFVFSACSPPSTPPKPVLISSSQLVFYTNAVLRLLTSTNDSLTYQPADYQVSVNRIVYQTTLTDGTTITASGIVYLPNQLDSTSNRYPLLSFQHPTAFSNTEVPSGTNFGAASFSYPLYFATHGYIVACPDYIGYGAADHVPHNYEHRQTLAQATVDMMLATKAFLAQKGVPWTNQLFLAGYSEGGFATLSAQQLLEEKYGQELPLSGSSCGAGPYAMSDFFRYVTQNTTVGGIANYIYAWETLSYNRIYGLNKPVSYYFKAPYAEQITQSLDSTRSITASFDQLCTDEFRADVRNPLSPFGKALADNDLTTWHTATATQLIHSQQDEIIPFLTSQQTYTAMRQRGSANLHLVAIPSGSHVPTEVLFMRRSLDWFEQLKK from the coding sequence ATGAAAAAAAAGTTATTAGTCGCGTTCGTTTTCGGTTGTTTGTTCGTTTTCTCAGCCTGTAGCCCACCGTCAACCCCGCCCAAACCCGTCTTGATCAGTTCCAGTCAACTTGTTTTCTATACGAACGCGGTTCTCCGGCTGCTCACATCAACCAACGACTCCCTTACCTATCAACCGGCTGATTATCAAGTAAGCGTAAATCGGATCGTTTACCAGACAACGCTCACGGATGGGACAACCATCACCGCATCGGGCATTGTCTACCTGCCCAACCAGCTCGACTCGACCAGTAACCGGTACCCGCTCCTCAGCTTTCAGCATCCCACGGCTTTTTCGAATACAGAAGTACCTTCGGGGACTAACTTTGGCGCAGCCAGCTTTTCGTATCCCCTCTACTTTGCTACCCACGGCTACATCGTTGCCTGTCCGGATTACATCGGCTATGGTGCAGCCGATCACGTTCCGCACAACTACGAGCACCGCCAGACACTCGCCCAGGCAACGGTCGATATGATGCTGGCAACGAAGGCTTTTCTGGCCCAGAAAGGTGTTCCGTGGACCAATCAGTTATTTTTGGCGGGCTATTCCGAAGGCGGTTTTGCTACGCTGTCGGCTCAGCAACTGCTGGAAGAAAAATACGGCCAGGAGCTTCCCTTGAGCGGGTCGAGCTGCGGAGCGGGTCCCTATGCCATGTCCGACTTTTTCCGGTACGTGACGCAGAATACAACCGTGGGCGGGATTGCCAACTACATCTATGCCTGGGAAACCCTAAGTTACAACCGTATTTATGGCCTGAACAAACCCGTCAGTTACTACTTCAAAGCGCCTTATGCGGAGCAGATTACGCAGTCGCTCGACAGCACCCGGTCAATTACGGCCAGTTTTGATCAACTGTGTACGGACGAGTTTCGGGCTGACGTGCGTAACCCGTTGTCACCCTTCGGAAAAGCGCTAGCCGATAATGACCTGACGACCTGGCACACCGCCACCGCGACCCAGCTTATTCATAGTCAGCAGGACGAAATCATTCCGTTTCTCACGTCCCAGCAAACGTATACCGCCATGCGGCAGCGTGGATCAGCAAACCTCCATTTGGTAGCTATTCCCAGTGGCTCGCACGTACCAACGGAGGTCTTGTTTATGCGCCGGTCGCTGGACTGGTTCGAGCAGCTTAAAAAGTAG